The nucleotide window CACTGCTTTGATATGCAGTGACAAAAacaccccagcagctcagccactgCAATGATGACTTTGAAAAGAGAGACAAGAAACCTGCAAAAACATTCAACATCAGTGGTAAAATAAACGAGAGATGCTGCATAATAAGctaaacaaatacattaatgCAACACAAGGGGTGAGatttcagctgcagcaccagaacaCTCAGACCCTGCCCATGTTAAATGTGACCTGCCAAGAGAAAATACCCACACTGGGGACTTCCTTCTCACAGGGTACAAAAAGtttgaaaaggtttttaaaaggcaaagtaAATTTTAGCAAAACGTTTCAGAGTTATGTGCCATTGGCCTGAAACAAAAGCCACTGCAgcaatgaataattttttaaaatcagctaaaaattaaactaattctggtaaaaattaaactgtgaaGGCTGCTGGGACCTCAGCGAAGAATGACAGTGAGGGAAGGGCAACCTTAAGGGGCAGGACAAGCTAAGGCACTGGAGCTACAAAGCTCTGCTGTGACATTGAGTCCCAGTCTCTAATCCAGTTTAATGAGATGGGAATCCTTGGGCTCCGAGGTTGACAACTCTTTGGGGCAGACACTGACATTCTCCAACACACCACTAAGGCAGGACCTAAAAAGCTCTGACAAATAGAAGCAGGTttgtccccccctccccagctgaggCATCAGGCTGTGCCTCACAACTCTGCACAACCCTGTGCACATCCATCCTTCTGTGCCCAAGACTGGGTTTCCAGATTCATTCCAACATAAACCAAGCACTCAAACAGAGCATTTTAAGTGGTTAACTCATTCCATGCAAACCCAAGCAGGGAAGCAGTTTCAGTGAAAATTATCCTCAGAAGAATCCCTTCTGGGCAGACTCTCAGTATCAGCCACATGATCATTATCTGAGGCTGCTCCATGAATGGAGATTTTCTGTGGAATCATCACCTAAAGCCTAGGCAGAGCAGCATTTATCCCCATGGAAATAAAGCTCTAATAAAGCTCTAGTgctgcagttttatttctcattgaattttttttcatgtactcCTAAATGTACAGACATCAATTAAGAAAAATCACACAATTGATACAAGCgatttctattttaaatccTCAGTTATGAGCCTAATGTGCCAGCAGGAGAATAATCTTTCCCAGGAACAGAACCATGTCTAGGTGAGTTGAAAGTGatactaacattttaaaatgcattctactaaaaaatctgttctttcccCTTTCATATGGATTATATTGAAACAAAGCGTAACAAAAGTGTTTATAAAACAAAAGGTTAAGTTTTTCAAAGCAAACGGTGGTAACATCTTTGGAAAAATCAAGTAGATGCTGTGTGTTCAACATTAAACACTTACCTGGTGTTTGTGGAGCTTTAATGATGAGAATGGATGACAGCACAGTGTCATCTAGAAGACCTAGTACCAATTTTTCTACACATAAGAAAACTTATTGGGAGCTGGAAGTGAAAAATCTCAGCAGAGGACAGAACGAGGAGCAACCAGAATGTGAATCCAGCAACAGAAAATCAAGTTTCACCTTCAGTGTGGAAAAAATGTACTTAAACACCCTCAGGAAGGATCAGTGGAATAAAAAGATAGAACTGACTATATAAATGTCAATCTTTATTTGATCTTCCAGTGCAGTACATGAATTGTGTGCTCCAAATGaatagaaaaaacccaaaacaaacaaaaaagaagactgCTGAAGAAATATCTCAGGGGTTAGGATGTAGCTTTTGGAAGGGGTATGTTTTCCACCTCATGGATGCCATCCTTGTCAATGAACCGGGCGTTGAACGAGGCCAGATTGAGGATGAAGCGTTTCTGAAGCTGTTCAACAAAAGACAGAGACAAAAGATGAGACTCACTCAAAGATAAGAGGAGAACATAACTTAAGGGATATGTTGTGGCACATCCAAGTTTCCATCTGGGTTCTAGTGACCTGAAACACTAGGAACTGGAATGGCTCTTCACTGCTAAGGCATCAGTGAGTATGAGTTTGTTCTCTAAGCCTCTCCGTGTTAGACAAGTCTAGGTTAGAGATGCAAAATACACCAGGGTACACCTGAGAACCAGGAAGACATTTAAGCAGGAAGACCAGAGAGGGCTGCAACTGAGGGCACAGAGTGTATCAAAAAGACACTTCAAACAGAACCTCCTTAGAGTACTTCTTCCTGAGGTTTCCCCAGATATTCCCAATTGCATTCAATTCAACATCTTAAAAACAAGgataaagattattttcctaCAATAAAAGCTTTGGAGTCTGGAAGGTTCCATTTACATGGTCATGAACCGTAAGGTCAAACCTTCACCTCAGATATCACTTCACAAGCTGGAAGAGAAGTGCACTTAGAAGTTTATACTAGTTAAGTGTAATACAAGCCACAGAAGGATGCTTGCATTATGTTCAGGAGAAACATAACAGGAAAAAGTCAAAAGACTGTATCAATATTATGCTAAGCATGGAAGAAGCAGAagtaaagaaaagcaattaagcTTCAAGTTTATGTTCTGGAGGACATGAACCATGCTAAAACAATGCAAGTGCCcacaaatccttctcctcagtaGCTATTCCACATCTGGCCAATGTGCATTTATTATCCCTTCCggcaaagacagcaaaaaacgtgacaagaggaagaggaaaatatcAGTAAATGAATGCAAACAAACATTCCTTTCTCAAGATCACAAGGGCCTCAGTTTGGCAACTCACCTCCTCCAGACATTTTTTTAGGAGCTCCATAGCTTCCTCACGTGTGATacctgaaagagaaaacaccCCCAGATTGATTTAATTATAGGCCATCCCTCTCACCAGAAacttttattaaatttaaaCAACTTTTCAGCTGAGCACCAGaacctctccctcctcagcTCACAGCAAACACGTTCCAGATGCGCgaggccgccccgccccgcagcgccggggCTGCAACAAGCCATTGAGAATCGATTTGTTCCACCGAGTGGGAAGCATGACGGAATTCCGCCTCCCATGGCCCGGGACCGGGCGCTGCAGCAGCCCGGCCggctccctcccctccagttTATTGCAGTTCTAAATCAGGTCCATCTGCCCAGGCCggctgcaggaggcagggacCGGTCTCAGTGCTGGGTTCCCTGCTGGGTGTTGGCTCGAATAATGGGAAAGGCACGTGTGAGATGCTCCTGCTATTCTCACACGTTGGGATACAACCCATGGCAAGCCATGACAAGGTATTGTAGCTCACTGGGTCTGTCTTTTCACAAGGAATGGTGGAAATGGAGCAGTGTCATTTTCAAGGGAGGTGACTAGAAACCAACCAAGCTCTGTGGATCTCACAAAACTTGTTCCTAGAGCTTGATCCAGACCCACACCCCCTATTTCAGCAGAATTTCCATCAGAAGAGCACTCAGCATATGGCTACATTTCTCACAGAGCTGGATGAAAGGATTACAAAAGGAACATCTCTGCCATGAGATTCAGACCCAGCTTCACACACAGGAGTGAAATAGTTCAGTAGCTAAAGCCAAAATGTCAGATAAACAGAACTCCAAGGGTTGTACATTTCCACACCTGTACAGCAGGGACAGGACCAAGTTTATTCCTTGCAGTGTAAGAACTGGACTATGATTCTAAAACTAAAACTGTACAGAGGTACAGACATGTACAAGAATCATGACCAAGAGCTAACACATGTATAAAACTGTAAACCAAACCAACTCATCTTCATCCCCACACTTCAGAGCGCTGAAGATAACCTTGCTAGGAGTATCTTTTCACTTGTATGTTCTTAATATATCACACACAAAGCCCATCCAAGCTATGGAGCAATAGGATCTGGGACTGTTCTCCAAAGACTGAGAAAATGTACATGTCATATCCAACAGACAAGTAGAAGTTAAAGTTATCAAAATGCTATTTATTAGAAACAGGCTACTAGCAGCTAATGGTCCATGGAGGTCTAATCATGTTTTAGAATAAATTGAAACTTCCTTCACTTAGTCTGTTATGCTCCCAACAGGAAAACACTTTAAGGAATTGACTAGTTTCACATTACCAGTTCAGCAAAACCATAAGACAATCTCTAAAGCTACATTTATTCTAACAAATATTCCAATTTGTGGCACCACAGCAACCACACTGCACCATCTGACTCAGCACAAGTCAACCTCTCAGTTTAAGCCTCTGATTTATCAATCAGTAACAGGAGGATTTTGTTCTCCTGGACTCCACTTGCCTGGCTTGTAATAGCGGTCGAGGATGCTGAGGGTGAGGAAGGCACCATACCCATGTGCTGCAAAAGGAGCTTTAGCCAGAGCTGCAAGGTAATCCATGTAGTAGAGGGCAGGACCTTCGTGGTCATCGTagccagccaggagcaggtTGACATGGTAGGGGGTCTGAAACAGAGGGAGAGTGTCACCAAGGCAGCCCAGCTCTTTGAAGCTTAACTCCCCGTGCCACCTACAGAAGAGCAACAGAGCTGCTTTCACAGTTTTTGCCCTTGAAATGCTACTAGCAACTACATCAACCCTGGAGATCATGGATCTCAATCTAAAAACTATCAGGTCTTTTGGTAATATGGAAtgcagaagcaaataaaaacataaaacgCTGGTTCTCCTGAAAATTAGTAGTTTGGGGGTTGGCTcagattttgggtttttttaaagctttcatgGCACATTCAAACTTAGGCAAACTTTCTTTTCACACCAGATTCTTTCATCTCAGCATAAAACTTGTGGATTTTTACTGTCAACATGTGAGCACAATGAGAACATTCTGCAGTTTGTAAGAAGCCCTCTCTGAGTTCACATGCTCCCTCCTCAGTCACACCACCCAGTGACTGCTCAGCACACGTGGAGCTCgtccacagctccagcagctgcacacaCTGTGACACCATCTCGTCAGCTGGCAGGAGATTGTTATTGCACTTATTAAGTTTAATCTTTAATATTTTGGCTAACTTGACCAAGTGAATGAAGACCTAAGGaactgctttatttctgttcaaaacTGACTACCAAGacactgcttttttctttggttggAAACAGTTTTCTTAAACTCAATCTGCTTTGGTTGCTGTATTCTCTGATTCTTGTTTGAGTTCAGCAAGAGTCCCTCAAGTAAGACTGAGAAATATCTACAACTTCTCCAAAAAGACCACTGCAGCTTCATTAATGTAACCTTGTGCTGTACTTGCAAGTTGGGCAATTCCTCAGCAGTTTCCTTTGTGATTTAGGATAATCTGAATAAAGCAGATGTGCCCATACAGCTTCTTTCAAGATGTGCACTTCATAAGACCAtgaaacatgcacacacagtaattttttttttaagtgtaggctcagaagaaaatttttgaATTGTAATGGCTTTTATATACTTCCAGTATTCTCATATTTATATTATGTTTCTTATGATATTAATCATACTAACAGGGTATCTCTTAAAATGCTGGAAAGTCTAGatcaacaaaccaacaaaatgagaatgaaaatgATGATGCAACTCACAATATAttagaacaaacaaacacaatttCCCCTTAAAGCCAAAACATAACTTTGATAGGAGAAACTTCATTTTGATACTAAGCACAGTGAATTTGTACTCAAAATATTACAGGATACTGTATTTTGACTTGCCCCAGATAGTAAGAAAGAATAAAGCAGGCTACAGTTATATATTAAACATGGCTGTAAATGGTGTGATTTAATCTTCAAAGCATTCAGGAATATTTGGAACCAAGTTACCATGCAGATGTACTCAAGTAATTACTCTGTACTTcatcatttatttattctgaaacaTCACACAAGTTGATATTTAAGAGCCATGACACCAGATCACTCAAATTATTGTGTGACTTTGAATTACCAACACTGGCACATGTGAGATCCTCAGCcagaaataaatgctgttaTCCAGACTTCAACAAATCTGGAAGCTGGTTTTCACTTTAAGTTCTCCCACTAATGGTGTAAGAGACAACTTCTTACAACTCTACACGTAAATAAAGTGCCCCCCATGCCTTCCTACCCAGAAAGGCAGGATTTAA belongs to Apus apus isolate bApuApu2 chromosome 21, bApuApu2.pri.cur, whole genome shotgun sequence and includes:
- the PSMB2 gene encoding proteasome subunit beta type-2 produces the protein MEYLIGIQGPDYVLVAADTVAASSIVQMKHDHDKMFKMSEKILLLCVGEAGDTVQFAEYIQKNVQLYKMRNGYELSPTAAANFTRRNLADYLRSRTPYHVNLLLAGYDDHEGPALYYMDYLAALAKAPFAAHGYGAFLTLSILDRYYKPGITREEAMELLKKCLEELQKRFILNLASFNARFIDKDGIHEVENIPLPKATS